In Sediminispirochaeta bajacaliforniensis DSM 16054, one DNA window encodes the following:
- a CDS encoding GxxExxY protein, which produces MELEAQGLVCERQKGVAVSYRGISVGSFRADLVIEDRILVELKAVGQVTSGMESQLFNYLKLSHLPVGYLLNFNAPSLFFKRLVNTKRHAP; this is translated from the coding sequence ATAGAGCTTGAGGCTCAGGGGCTTGTCTGTGAACGGCAGAAGGGGGTTGCTGTTTCCTATCGCGGGATATCTGTTGGGTCCTTTCGTGCAGATCTTGTTATTGAAGATCGTATTCTTGTGGAACTGAAGGCGGTAGGGCAGGTAACAAGCGGGATGGAATCGCAGCTGTTCAATTATTTGAAGTTGTCGCATCTTCCTGTTGGGTACTTGCTTAACTTCAATGCGCCGTCTTTGTTCTTCAAGCGTCTTGTGAATACGAAGCGGCATGCTCCGTAA